A stretch of Apis cerana isolate GH-2021 linkage group LG1, AcerK_1.0, whole genome shotgun sequence DNA encodes these proteins:
- the LOC107992859 gene encoding dnaJ homolog subfamily C member 16, giving the protein MLSINFLTSESINKRLNNINRKASYTELLMKFSFLIVIFIVTTYLLSSVSGSESLGNPYKILGVHKRATLQEIRKAYKNLVKEWHPDKTDHPGAENKFVEITKAYEILTDPERRKKFDNHGITEENISRQRRDNSHFNNVFDPLEELFARNFKFHYQNRDISLFYKMSITYRSFENVIVPKTFRTPYLILFYSDWCFACLQIEPTWRRLIDELEPLGLGLATAHAEKESALARKLGIHSLPCLVVIIDGRTSVYKESLFSIQKIVDFLRSKFPYKLISNINKNNIDSFLSGWIDNRIRALIFDKKESVRLRYLFVAFYYRDRVAFGFVQMEKPETELIVTKYKISIDLDTLLLFNENSEKPMASVSMKDISSDTMHNVISNNKFLALPRLSNQAMLDSLCPPEWLRPQKRLCAVLISQQNSHFHDLARHKFRQAALESSYSTERVRYTYVFKDTQPEFVSALSTGEGSPLEPLLHIVIIWRRDANHLKYEWLPTGWIEAAQDESQWNETRRNLEQTIQRLLRASEALPYAAVVGELADEHAQGTVDKLIGKALLAVDYISDSLTKEQILPLVSVIATLMLIGAAGYGMSYLAKLEEASIQAERAQCKNNSKPTPTQPQLRLHELRAEKYNGLVRLLKPGCRTIILLVDDQSRLKLLPAFHKAVWPYRKNKTLMFGHLSLERGLEWYKKLLSLTLPEQKELNINAKNCIGTVLSLNGHRKYFCMYHAKHPECIKGKGSKRIERMTKQLTRKTDDAEAGAFIGFDSSNESDVSEEENGNNILCQDNLLDGLPMWLDRLFEGLTHRYYINYWPEFTAK; this is encoded by the exons atgttatcgattaattttttaacttctgAGTCAATAaacaaaagattaaataatattaatagaaaagcaAGTTATacagaattattaatgaagttttcatttcttattgtgatttttattgtaacaACTTATCTCTTATCATCGGTTAGTGGAAGCGAGTCATTGGGAAAtccgtataaaatattaggtGTTCACAAACGTGCAACTTtacaagaaattagaaaagcaTACAAAAATCTTGTCAAAGAATG GCATCCAGATAAAACTGATCATCCAGGtgcagaaaataaatttgtagaaattaCAAAAGCTTATgag ATTTTAACAGAtccagaaagaagaaaaaaatttgataatcatGGAATtacagaagaaaatatttctagacAACGAAGAGATAATAGTCACTTTAATAACGTTTTTGATCCATTGGAAGAATTATTTGccagaaatttcaaatttcattatcaaaatcgagatatttctcttttttataagatGAGCATCACATATCG GTcatttgaaaatgtaatagTACCAAAAACTTTTCGTACACCTTatctgatattattttattcagattGGTGTTTTGCATGTTTGCAAATAGAACCAACATGGCGACGCTTGATTGATGAATTAGAACCATTGGGTCTTGGTTTAGCAACTGCACATGCTGAAAAAGAATCAGCTTTAGCAAGGAAATTGGGAATTCATTCATTACCATGTCTTGTTGTTATAATAGATGGTCGTACAAGTGTATATAAAGAATCTCTTTTTAGCATTCAGAAAATTGTTG ACTTCTTACGAAGCAAATttccatataaattaatatctaatataaataaaaataatatagacagTTTTCTCTCAGGATGGATAGATAATCGAATTCGagctttaatatttgataagaaAGAATCTGTAAgattacgatatttatttgttgcattttattatagagATCGTGTTGCATTTGGTTTTGTTCAG atgGAAAAACCAGAAACTGAACTTATTGtgacgaaatataaaatttctattgatttagacactttattgttatttaatgaaaattctgaaaaaccTATGGCATCCGTTAGTATGAAAGATATATCTAGTGACACAATGCACaatgttatttcaaataataaatttcttgctTTACCAAGACTTTCAAATCAAGCGATGTTAGACTCTCTTTGTCCGCCCGAATGGTTAAGACCTCAAAAACGTTTATGCGCAGTTTTAATATCACAACAAAATAGTCACTTTCATGATTTGGCTAGACACAAATTTAGACAAGCCGCTTTAGAGTCATCTTAtag taCTGAAAGAGTCCGATATACGTACGTATTTAAAGATACGCAACCAGAATTTGTATCAGCATTATCAACAGGAGAAGGTAGTCCTCTAGAACCTTTATtacatattgttattatttggaGAAGGGATGcaaatcatttgaaatatgaatggTTACCTACTGGTTGGATTGAAGCTGCTCAAGATGAAAGTCAATGGAACGAAACACGTCGAAACTTAGAACAAACTATACAAAGATTATTGCGTGCATCTGAAGCTTTACCATATGCCGCAGTTGTAGGAGAATTAGCAGATGAACATGCACAG ggtACTGTAGACAAACTTATTGGAAAAGCGTTATTAGCTGTAGATTATATTTCAGATAGTCTTACTAAAGAGCAAATATTGCCTTTAGTATCAGTAATTGCTACTTTAATGTTAATTGGTGCTGCAGGATATGGAATGTCATATCTAGC AAAGTTAGAAGAAGCAAGTATTCAAGCTGAACGTGCTCAATGTAAGAATAACAGTAAACCAACTCCGACACAACCACAATTACGATTACATGAATTGCGGGCAGAGAAATATAATGGTTTAGTTCGGTTATTAAAACCAGGTTGTagaactattatattattagtcgATGATCAAAGTAGACTAAAATTATTACCAGCTTTTCATAAAGCTGTGTGGCCTTAtag gaAGAATAAAACTCTTATGTTTGGACATTTGTCTCTTGAAAGAGGATTAGAatggtataaaaaattattatctcttaCTTTACCAGAACAAAAGGAACTAAATATAAATGCCAAGAACTGTATTGGCActgtattatctttaaatggacatcgtaaatatttttgtatgtatcATGCCAAACATCCAGAATGTATAAAAGGCAAAGGTTCTAAg aGAATAGAACGAATGACAAAGCAGTTAACTCGAAAAACAGATGATGCGGAAGCGGGTGCATTTATAGGTTTTGATAGTTCTAATGAATCTGATGTTTCTGAAGAAGag aatggaaataatattttatgccaGGATAATCTTCTAGATGGTTTACCAATGTGGCTGGATAGGTTATTTGAAGGTTTAACACATCgttactatataaattattggccCGAGTTCACTGCCAAATAA
- the LOC107992732 gene encoding lysosomal acid lipase/cholesteryl ester hydrolase-like isoform X2 — MSSFYGLIVSQFLILNFLLAKTIHTSNRKLNFTLKTPELIKSHGYQVEIHNIVTEDGYILEIHRLPYGRINGERNFKNAKRPVLIQHGLAGSSADWILMGSGRALAYMLADAGYDVWLGNNRGNIYSRNHISMLPTERYFWNFSYHELGIYDIPATIDYIIHQTNCKQIFYIGHSQGTTQFWVTMSQKPDYNAKIKLMIGLAPVAFTGNLRGPITKLAKLTYMGVINLTSIMNHIPAGASWKQLVHFGQGYIYPDKFRQFDYGNDEKNYRIYNSVQPPEYELNKIIAPIALFSSNDDLLATKTDVNLLKNKLGNLVFHKEISIKSFSHYDFLWGPSSTSVVFKPILDLLVLYEQNPLHVLY, encoded by the exons ATGTCGTCATTCTATGGTCTTATAGTATcgcaatttcttattttaaattttcttttggcAAAAACAATTCATACATCAAACCGTAAACTAAACTTTACACTTAAAACC ccagaattgataaaaagccATGGATATCAGGtggaaattcataatattgtgACAGAAGATGGTTATATTCTAGAAATTCATAGACTTCCATACGGACGTATCAATGGtgaaaggaattttaaaaacgcGAAACGGCCAGTTTTAATTCAACATGGATTAGCGGGCAGTTCTGCGGATTGGATCCTTATGGGATCAGGAAGAGCATtag CATACATGTTAGCAGATGCAGGATACGATGTATGGCTTGGAAATAACAGAGGAAACATTTATTCAAGAAATCATATTTCGATGTTACCAACGGAacgatatttttggaattttag ttacCACGAACTCGGTATTTATGATATCCCGGCAACAATCGATTATATAATCCATCAAACGAattgtaaacaaattttttatatcggtCATTCTCAAGGAACTACCCAATTTTGGGTGACAATGTCCCAAAAACCAGATTATAacgcaaaaattaaattaatgattggcCTTGCGCCTGTAGCTTTTACCGGTAATTTACGCGGACCGATTACAAAACTTGCTAAATTAACATACATGGGCGTG ataaatttgaCATCGATTATGAATCATATCCCGGCAGGTGCTTCTTGGAAACAATTAGTTCATTTTGGTCAAGGATACATATATCCAg acaaATTTCGACAATTTGATTATGgtaacgatgaaaaaaattatcgaatatacaATTCTGTACAACCACCAGAATACgaattgaacaaaataattgCACCAATTGCTCTTTTCAGCAGTAACGATGATCTACTTGCAACGAAAacg GATgttaatcttttgaaaaataaacttgGTAATCTTGTGTTCCATAAAGAAATATCCATTAAATCATTCTCccattatgattttttatgggGACCGTCTTCGACATCAGTTGTATTTAAACCTATTTTAGACTTATTGGTTCTTTATGAGCAAAATCCTttacatgtattatattaa
- the LOC107992860 gene encoding sorting nexin-25 yields MFIVMQLESKFNMMWSGILYILPIIGFFYWNNLLWCYLFGILTISCFFLGCLIVMLINIALSPKHQTGATAMKTIAEMDAFHNLLMKGYVIKATNTKKYVKYPLVFTRMVDGALQNLLDLVFQDFVGLWLDELAFNSEQIINNMKQDIWGAIQTLHDRLSKVDHTKLVVCSIVNKITFHFEKIRIAQTASAQGDDPVFILSTHLMSPTAELDYLKKVSELYILLLLPPCYSLAPMKYLLREILACKILKPAIDLITNPDYINQKILSYIDQQQLAEAMHRKTYEYAESFEDFIRMIKSSKDLEVLKHIRYNIVTEIMQATTIQNIKRAQGLDPDNNAFGKSDAIQARKLKRYISQLTYAKNTCECHMQSLGWNGYPVQANDVTDAAMITEETIFPLQYILDNVTGRRYLSQFLEQVASQDLIGYWAAVQELRNADKSNWHQLGAEIFYTYITSPTAEIKIDRTIRKRMESFLLGDKGPNVFYEVQDNVVKTLEEKYYPSFVVSEQYKNMQEALLNERTDDLVEDRRIGNGALSENMSLLVGEHSNYARSKLDQLKEKLNNKMQALQALKSSLKPESKVLNFLAKEVELLQSEKKQLEAHLTHTEMWAEHLGHWKAEVQSAEIPDNGESPQFVLVVHMREDEDNNESIYSGWVVLRKLQDFQDLHRKLRQLCSNVKNLDLPSQPLKFFGKSDKNTLDKAKIQIQKYLNFVLEDEKLNQSEALYTFLSPSSEHLKYPPSPKKSRFSLSTLFKTSNNNNELRDKEEEEDYSLLLDDTDSARSATDGCLNINRDAIAEPLYTLLGEIFDLRGVFRWLRRSLITFVQITYGRTINRQIRDTIAWVFSEPMLHYYIQLFTKSWWPNGHLVSETISRSDEEKLKTRGEARRQFLNNIPDVLTNLVGSQSAQRGAIKIFDSLQNVNLNKQLFYDIFEVLMYEIFPEFKRIQ; encoded by the exons ATGTTCATTGTTATGCAACTagaatcaaaattcaatatgatGTGGTctggtattttatatattctaccTATAATCGGATTCttttattggaataatttattatggtgTTATCTATTTGGCATATTAACTATATCTTGCTTTTTCTTGGGATGTTTAATTGTTATGCTCATAAATATTGCTCTTTCTCCAAAACATCAAACTGGTGCTACTGCTATGAAAACAATTGCAGAAATGGAtgcttttcataatttattaatg aaaGGATATGTAATTAAAGCAACAAATACTaagaaatatgttaaatatccaTTAGTTTTTACTCGTATGGTGGATGGAGCTTTGCAAAATTTGTTAGATTTAGTGTTTCAAGACTTCGTTGGTCTTTGGCTTGATGAATTAGCTTTTAATtctgaacaaataataaacaacATGAAACAAGATATATGGGGAGCAATTCAAACACTTCATGATCGCTTATCAAAAGTAGATCACACAAAATTAGTTGTTTGTAGTATagtgaataaaataacatttcattttgagaaaattagaattgCTCAAACTGCTTC gGCACAAGGTGATGATccagtatttattttatctacacATTTAATGTCGCCTACAGCAgaattagattatttgaagaaagttagtgaattatatattttacttttattaccaCCTTGTTATTCTCTTGCaccaatgaaatatttattaagagaaATTCTTGCATGTAAAA ttttaaaacctgcaatagatttaataacaaatccAGATTATATTAaccagaaaattttatcatatattgatCAACAACAGCTTGCAGAAGCAATGCATAGAAAAACATATGAATATGCTGAATCATTTGAGGATTTTATTCGTATGATTAAAAGCTCTAAAGATTTAGAAGTTTTGAaacatattagatataatattgttactgAAATTATGCAAGCTAcaacaatacaaaatattaaaagagcCCAAGGTTTAGATCCAGATAATAATGCATTTGGAAAATCTGATGCCATTCAAGCTCGAAAACTAAAGAGGTACATCAGTCAATTGACATATGCTAAAAATACATGTGAATGTCACATGCAATCATTAGGATGGAATGGATATCCTGTACAg gcTAATGATGTTACTGATGCAGCAATGATTACAGAAGAAACAATCTTtccattacaatatattttagataatgtAACAGGTAGACGATACTTGTCACAATTCCTTGAACAAGTTGCCAGTCAAGATTTGATTGGATATTGGGCAGCTGTGCAAGAATTACGTAATGCAGATAAATCTAATTGGCATCAATTAGGAGCTGAAATTTTTTACACTTACATTACATCTCCAACtgctgaaataaaaattgatcgaactATTCGTAAAAGAATGGAAAGTTTCTTATTAGGTGATAAAGGGCCAAATGTATTTTATGAAGTTCAAGATAACGTTGTTAAAACTCTAGAAGAAAAGTATTATCCTTCATTTGTAGTTAgtgaacaatataaaaatatgcaagaaGCACTTCTTAATGAAAGAACAGATG atttagtAGAGGATCGACGTATCGGAAATGGAGCATTATCAGAAAATATGTCTTTACTTGTTGGCGAACACTCAAACTATGCTCGTAGTAAATTGGATcaactgaaagaaaaattaaataataaaatgcaagCTTTACAAGCATTAAAATCTTCATTAAAACCAGAAAGCaaggttttaaattttttggcCAAAGAAGTTGAATTGTtacaaagtgaaaaaaaacagTTAGAAGCACATTTAACTCATACAGAAATGTGGGCAGAACATTTAGGTCATTGGAAAGCAGAAGTACAGAGTGCGGAa ATACCAGATAATGGAGAGTCCCCACAATTTGTTTTGGTTGTTCATATGAGAGAAGATGAAGACAATAATGAAAGTATATATAGTGGTTGGGTTGTATTAAGAAAGTTACAAGATTTTCAAGATCTTCACAGAAAACTTCGTCAACTATGTTctaatgtgaaaaatttagatttaccATCACaacctttaaaattttttggaaaatctgataaaaatactttagaCAAAGCCAagatacaaatacaaaaatatttaaat tttgttTTAGAAGATGAAAAACTGAATCAAAGTGAAGctttatatacatttcttaGTCCGAGTTCGGAACATTTGAAATATCCTCCTTCTCCCAAAAAATCACGATTTTCTTTATCCACATTATTTAAAAC atcaaACAACAATAATGAACTTCgtgataaagaagaagaagaagattattCATTACTATTAGATGATACCGATAGTGCTCGATCAGCTACAGATGGATGCTTGAATATTAATAGAGATGCAATAGCAGAACCTCTTTATACGCTTTTAGGTGAAATTTTCGATCTTCGAGGTGTATTTCGATGGCTTAGACGTTCATTAATTACTTTTGTTCAAATTACCTATGGTCGAACTATAAACAG ACAAATCAGAGATACTATTGCATGGGTGTTCTCAGAACCAATGCTTCATTACTACATACAATTGTTTACGAAATCATGGTGGCCAAATGGTCATTTAGTTTCTGAGACAATTTCTCGTTCAGATGAAGAAAAACTAAAGACTCGAGGAGAAGCACgaagacaatttttaaataatatacccgatgttttaacaaatttagtaGGATCACAAAGTGCACAACGTGGTGCAATTAAGATTTTTGACTCTTTACAAAatgtgaatttaaataaacaattattttat gaTATCTTTGAAGTTTtgatgtatgaaatatttccagaatttaaaagaatacaataa
- the LOC107992732 gene encoding lipase 3-like isoform X1: protein MSSFYGLIVSQFLILNFLLAKTIHTSNRKLNFTLKTPELIKSHGYQVEIHNIVTEDGYILEIHRLPYGRINGERNFKNAKRPVLIQHGLAGSSADWILMGSGRALAYMLADAGYDVWLGNNRGNIYSRNHISMLPTERYFWNFSYHELGIYDIPATIDYIIHQTNCKQIFYIGHSQGTTQFWVTMSQKPDYNAKIKLMIGLAPVAFTGNLRGPITKLAKLTYMGVRIGEVFGYPELRSRSIWEKFVSNVFCQDTSIQFFCNNILFLVTGFNQTNLSAINLTSIMNHIPAGASWKQLVHFGQGYIYPDKFRQFDYGNDEKNYRIYNSVQPPEYELNKIIAPIALFSSNDDLLATKTDVNLLKNKLGNLVFHKEISIKSFSHYDFLWGPSSTSVVFKPILDLLVLYEQNPLHVLY, encoded by the exons ATGTCGTCATTCTATGGTCTTATAGTATcgcaatttcttattttaaattttcttttggcAAAAACAATTCATACATCAAACCGTAAACTAAACTTTACACTTAAAACC ccagaattgataaaaagccATGGATATCAGGtggaaattcataatattgtgACAGAAGATGGTTATATTCTAGAAATTCATAGACTTCCATACGGACGTATCAATGGtgaaaggaattttaaaaacgcGAAACGGCCAGTTTTAATTCAACATGGATTAGCGGGCAGTTCTGCGGATTGGATCCTTATGGGATCAGGAAGAGCATtag CATACATGTTAGCAGATGCAGGATACGATGTATGGCTTGGAAATAACAGAGGAAACATTTATTCAAGAAATCATATTTCGATGTTACCAACGGAacgatatttttggaattttag ttacCACGAACTCGGTATTTATGATATCCCGGCAACAATCGATTATATAATCCATCAAACGAattgtaaacaaattttttatatcggtCATTCTCAAGGAACTACCCAATTTTGGGTGACAATGTCCCAAAAACCAGATTATAacgcaaaaattaaattaatgattggcCTTGCGCCTGTAGCTTTTACCGGTAATTTACGCGGACCGATTACAAAACTTGCTAAATTAACATACATGGGCGTG CGGATAGGTGAAGTTTTCGGTTATCCTGAATTACGTTCAAGATCTATTTGGGAAAAGTTTGTCTCGAATGTTTTTTGTCAAGATACATCGATTCAATTCTTTTGCAATAACATTCTATTCTTGGTCACTGGTTTTAATCAGACAAATTTGAGTGCG ataaatttgaCATCGATTATGAATCATATCCCGGCAGGTGCTTCTTGGAAACAATTAGTTCATTTTGGTCAAGGATACATATATCCAg acaaATTTCGACAATTTGATTATGgtaacgatgaaaaaaattatcgaatatacaATTCTGTACAACCACCAGAATACgaattgaacaaaataattgCACCAATTGCTCTTTTCAGCAGTAACGATGATCTACTTGCAACGAAAacg GATgttaatcttttgaaaaataaacttgGTAATCTTGTGTTCCATAAAGAAATATCCATTAAATCATTCTCccattatgattttttatgggGACCGTCTTCGACATCAGTTGTATTTAAACCTATTTTAGACTTATTGGTTCTTTATGAGCAAAATCCTttacatgtattatattaa